atTTATCACacgattttatttttatcccTAACGTACTTCATTGTacgatttatatattattaataaccATTGCAATATTGATACCATTTTTGATTAAATATAGACAGAAATTAgatttatttatgataCTTAACATGCTATTCTTTTTGCTTTCGacttattataattataaaaatgtgaatTTTATACAAGACACTggatatatgtatacatatttctGGTATGCCACTTCAAAAAAGCATAAACAAATAGCTACACAATACGTGTGCATCATCAGTTACATACTTTTTATACCATATAATTAATCACCTTActtcttatatttttagggTGGCagcaaatattttaaaaaaaattcaagacatcatttcatttattatatatttgcaaGTATCACTaggtaaataattttattcgTTGTAAAGCTGATAGCGATAGCAGTAATACTCCCTTTTTCGACAGTAGCAcgtttgtttattatttttattttaatttcctTTCCTTTAGGTGATATATACGTAAGGAGTCATTTGAGCAGAATAGAGATACAATTCATGATATGCTATTCGGTTATTTCGTTTTACACCGGaatatttgaaatatttttaggaAACTTCcaggtaaaaaaaataaaaatatatttatattttgctaatatacattataatatgcacacataatttattttccatttgttGTTTTCCCCTTTTTAGACACCTCGATATATTCTACAAACCTTcgcttatttatttatttttattgccATCAACTTTACGTCAACATTTCTTTCAGTAAGAAGCATGGAAAATGCGAAAATAATtcgaataaaatataaaggatACTATTTCCAAATggcattttttacataaaacattttcaaCCCTTATTTACACACGTAGGCCCGCTTATCCGAAGAAGGTTTATCTTTCAATGTCGctgaattatatacaaagcATGAAATTTACAAGTAAGAAATAACCTTTAATAGCATTTTTTGTGTGTGAAATGTGTAAATAGTATGTtcatacaaaatattactATATACAACATATTTAGTTGTGCCCACAATTTAGTTTTaacattataattaaaaatatatacccaattttttttttattaggAAATATcgcataatattttttgtagtGATATTAAAACCAATTTTCCTAATTATTTACAAAGTTTTATGCTTATCTCCTTCAAATATTGACTTGTACAGTCCTcatgaatttttatatgttttttttgacaTAGTTTTTgatattgttttatatgttttggtaagtttataaaattaatattcacattttctattttgtTGTTAAGCTAATATTCActctattttttacataagcGATGtcgaaaaatattattattttatgcctatatttatatgtaccTATTTTTTCTCCTATAGCTTTTCGCCTTATTTAGGGCAGTTAAAcccttaaaaatattgaaggTAAGATTAATAATTCATGTttgtatacatttttaaaacttgattaatatatgtatatatatgtattgtataaaatatttctcttttttttcagcaTATTTTAAGTAATGAAGATTTTCACATTAACTAATTAAGGCATGTCACATCccctttattatttcattatttttctatattttttttttcttaaaacGTACATTGATGTATACtcatatgtttttaatttattcgtatatatatatatgtataccatttatattttttctctttgccgtttctttaatttttaatgttacatatatttagtaTTTTGTTCATGGAATTCATTATACCCATATTTATcactttcattttttgagtttaactataaataatgaaaacatATGAACATTTGtattacttaaaaaaatgtaaccATTCCAATGATCAAGTCAAACCtttaatgtatatttagaaaaaaaaataattaagataataaaatgccGTAAAAAAGCATGTAGAATCATGTAGAACATGTAGAACTGTGaaatatcatataaaagCTTTAAAGCTGTATGACTGTTTCACACTGTTCTTATCGTTGCATggtattaatatatatgttacttattatgttttcattttattaatttatttcttttctgTTGTAGGTACAAAGTATATATGCTCATCCTTAGTTTGAAGCCTAgcttaaaatattatggaTACTgtgaaatttattttttaaaaacctCAGATAAGGGcaaaaaaatcaaagtATTCTTTAAcgacaaatatattaaaattttgaaaatttatcttatttattcattGAAGTAtgtaaatgaaataaaggAAAAGTATATAGAAAAGGGAGACAATTCCTTTTGTACTATCTTTTccaattatttgaatttaaaAGGATTATATAGacttataatttatttttattacgaATGTGTGGaggaaaaaatagaaggtatatatgtttccgagtctaaaaaaaatattaaagaggaaataaaattaattactATTGATATACATAACCcccacaaaaaaaagaaaaggcATATACTAAAATCTCCAAGCTTTAAAACTACGGGGAAacacttttattttcaaagaAATGATAAACTAGTAAAATTTAAGCataacaataattataGATACATAAACACATTTTGcgaattattttatcttcCTACAATATTCCCATGTCTAAATTATAGGATCCATAAAGTAAAGTTTAAATTGTATGTATCATTTCAAGTGCccttaaataataaatccaAATATGGtgagaaatattttaattttagcTTAGCAAATTTAAGTAAATTttgcaaaaataatacgaagaaaaaatatgacatTGATATTATAAATCCTCCATATTTGGCCATAACTAACaccaaattaaaaaaggtCTACTacagtaataaaaaaatatgggggaaatatttttgtttttctttacataaaaaatgttatttaaAGAATTGTGATAAGACAGTAGCATTACCTTCTCATGTGATACATGATATTTTACCAAatgggaaaaaaataaaaaaaaaaacaatatccaaaataaaatattcattatacCTGCAcagcaataataataataccaCTGAACatagaataaataaaaaagagaaagGATATATAACctatgaattttttaggACAAAAGATAagattttaaattataccttttgtttatttgtggggttatataataaagtacattcaaaaattaaaggaGTACCTATTTGgatatatattgaaaaaaattatgaaaataaacgAAATGAATacgatatttttatagataTACTGAAAAATGTATTGTCAATacttatgaaaataaatatttgtttaaaaaaaaagataatagacaataattttatgcaatttataattgtaaataaatataaatatgtaggTGAAGAAAATCACAATTGTCTTACATTCCTATCCACATTTATTAAGATAAATcaaagtaataataatttttataaaattttatcagtcataaaaattattgtcCATGAGATTTTTCATATACTATGGGGAAATTGCATATACATTAAGGACGAAAAGTATTTATGGTGTAAAGAAGGATTAACTAGACTTTATGAATTAACATATactaaattaatttttaaaaaaataagaaaaaatatatataaacatacaTGTATAAAATACTCCAAATCGTTATTACAAATTTATGACATCcttcaatattatttttatattattattgtagACACactcaatatatataatcacACCTTACAACTTTCAAATAGCAGTgtgcataaaaataataaaattaaaaaaaataaacaaaaaataagtaataATTCCAACGTAagcaatttaaaaaaatccaCATTTTATGAAAGAGAAATtcaccatttttataactcTCTTACATACAATAAAGgattgaatatttttaaaattattaccaTATTATGCACACCCTATTTTGacataataatgaaattattatattataatttttacaacCATTCTATAAGCAAGAAAAAAATCtttacatttattaattttttttttttcatttttcgtATCaaaccatttttttttaatcataAGAAGGAGGGAATAAAGAGAGTaagtaacaaaaataaaagcgTAAACAAACTATTTCAATCATGCACACtagattataaaaataagctattcaaaaattttaaaattaaaatagaaTGCAATAGAAATTTACAgagatataataataagcaTGCCTTTATCCAGAACTTCTTCTcaccatttttaaaattgtctTTTAAGAAGctctataaaatttattgcaATCAAGTTAGTAAacttcatttaaatttcaAGCATGTTTctgtaaaaaaatgggaTACAATATTTGAGGgcattaaaattgtaagacaaaaagaaaaattatattttactgctttaaatattaagtatataaaaaaaaatataaatctgAGGTAtaggaaaaaaatcaaatgtTTAAACAGCATTTTGAAGagctatataaatatagttgGTCCTCcgaaattatttataaaatatattaagaataaaaataaattattaattcgTCAAaagcattattattatgataattatgctcaaaaaattaaagaaacaaataatttatttaaaataccatttatttttaaatttaataataaaacttataaaatattagttACAAAAAAGTCAACTTTAGTAGACCTATATTTATTGTggaatgaaaataatgaggAATGCAAAACGACAACTATAAATGTAGACcatcaaaataaaacaaattttctcaatatatgttttaagaATAATTGTTATTTCTCTTATCATTTTGTTGATATAAACTC
This region of Plasmodium chabaudi chabaudi strain AS genome assembly, chromosome: 13 genomic DNA includes:
- a CDS encoding M1-family alanyl aminopeptidase, putative, whose amino-acid sequence is MKTYEHLYYLKKCNHSNDQVKPLMYKVYMLILSLKPSLKYYGYCEIYFLKTSDKGKKIKVFFNDKYIKILKIYLIYSLKYVNEIKEKYIEKGDNSFCTIFSNYLNLKGLYRLIIYFYYECVEEKIEGIYVSESKKNIKEEIKLITIDIHNPHKKKKRHILKSPSFKTTGKHFYFQRNDKLVKFKHNNNYRYINTFCELFYLPTIFPCLNYRIHKVKFKLYVSFQVPLNNKSKYGEKYFNFSLANLSKFCKNNTKKKYDIDIINPPYLAITNTKLKKVYYSNKKIWGKYFCFSLHKKCYLKNCDKTVALPSHVIHDILPNGKKIKKKTISKIKYSLYLHSNNNNTTEHRINKKEKGYITYEFFRTKDKILNYTFCLFVGLYNKVHSKIKGVPIWIYIEKNYENKRNEYDIFIDILKNVLSILMKINICLKKKIIDNNFMQFIIVNKYKYVGEENHNCLTFLSTFIKINQSNNNFYKILSVIKIIVHEIFHILWGNCIYIKDEKYLWCKEGLTRLYELTYTKLIFKKIRKNIYKHTCIKYSKSLLQIYDILQYYFYIIIVDTLNIYNHTLQLSNSSVHKNNKIKKNKQKISNNSNVSNLKKSTFYEREIHHFYNSLTYNKGLNIFKIITILCTPYFDIIMKLLYYNFYNHSISKKKIFTFINFFFFIFRIKPFFFNHKKEGIKRVSNKNKSVNKLFQSCTLDYKNKLFKNFKIKIECNRNLQRYNNKHAFIQNFFSPFLKLSFKKLYKIYCNQVSKLHLNFKHVSVKKWDTIFEGIKIVRQKEKLYFTALNIKYIKKNINLRYRKKIKCLNSILKSYINIVGPPKLFIKYIKNKNKLLIRQKHYYYDNYAQKIKETNNLFKIPFIFKFNNKTYKILVTKKSTLVDLYLLWNENNEECKTTTINVDHQNKTNFLNICFKNNCYFSYHFVDINSFSLIINSIKNDECSENDIFYIVVNIILHLLVRIKSLQHAKHLNYLVCKQILLVYKALKSKANRYNKLSNITSIFCIEFFKCYIHFSQYFRDIENHKLKLEIRKELKNSKLDAKIDKDIEFLFQDFINYLSKIFYLFKESISLLQ